The following nucleotide sequence is from Schistocerca serialis cubense isolate TAMUIC-IGC-003099 chromosome 4, iqSchSeri2.2, whole genome shotgun sequence.
cacaggcgagcccctgttaatcagacccattactggatatccagctggaatacactgccgaataactggcaccacacagggaagccgtaccgtacactgcatgcaaacaagctccacacatcccccacacagtgagatgacctatggccgatctcccactactgtataacgatcttgattgttccaggaatgcagcagcagcaacaactgggacacatcgccatcgcttgtcatggtaatgatgcatgatacctatactaacaaatccaaccttgcatgaactatcgcagctagtaagccactactgctcttactacccatcccactgtcgcggaggttttttcccacggcacgagccatggcactttttttcctctgctcttcaaatcgctaccctcactcgcgtttcgtccactatctatcacctgatggaccgtgttaatgcgtagccttacccagacgcacggacaacatcacagcccagcccagcatccacttactagacaactaacatgtttacggaggtgacagtagaacttttggtttggtcaccacattggcgcgggcgtggaggggccccatctctctttTAAAGTGCAATAGACagtcttcgtgtgtcttttgtaaagtgaacGTGATTCAAAACACTAAGGTTGATTCAGAAGTTGTTTCTTATATTTGTCACCGGTCTGGTAAGTTTGTGTCTAGAGGAAAAAACGTGTGATGTCTTAAATTGCAAGGTAGTAGTAAGATTGATGCACTGTGCCCTGCTAAGATGAGAGTAGATATGAAAAAGAATGGAACCTGCTGTGTGAAATATGTTTCAACCCATGTTGGCCACAAATCCGAGTTATGTCATCTGCAACTaacaaaaagagaaagggaaagtatTGCTGCAGATATAGCAAGTGGCATACCATTCTGTCATATTAGACAAAATTCGAGATACAGTTGTAGATTCGAACTTGGAAAGTATACATTTGATTACAAGACAGGATCTACATAATATAGATCAGTCTTATAATTTGTCCTTCAAGTCAATAAGACACCATAATGATGCAATAAGTGTAGAAGCATGGGTAAATGAAGTAAATGGTGGAGACAGCCCTTGTGTGCTTTTCTATAAACCACAGGATGTAGTCCTTGATTCGTACCCACAATTAAAGCGCTCTGATTTTGCATTGATAATTATGAACAATGCTCAAGGCGAGATATTAAAGAAATATGGGAACGACTGCGTTTGTGTTGATGGGACACATGGTCCTAATGGATATAATTTTGAACTTATAACTCTGCTAGTGATAGACGATCTGAGACAAGGGTTTCCATGCACGTTtctgacactggactcgcgttcgggaggacgacggttcaatcccgcgtccggccatcctgatttaggttttccgtgatttccctaaatcgctccaggcaaatgccgggatggttcctttcaaagggcacggccgacttccttccccgtccttccctaatccgatgggaccgatgacctcgctgtctggtctccttccccaaaaacaacaacaacatgcacgtTTCTAATATCTAACAGGAATGACTCCCAGATGCTGTCCATATTTTTCCAGCACATAAAGAGGCAGGTTGGATCAATTTCGCCAAATGTTTTTATGTCTGATTTGACCGAGTCTTTCTTTATTGCATGGAATGATGTCATGGCAGCTCCATCTATGCGACTTTTGTACATGGCATGTTGATAGATGTTGGAGGAAGAATATCAAATGTAAGATTCAAGGTGTAGAAAAAAAAAGGTGAAGTATACAAGCAGATcagaactttgatgcatgagcaggATGTAGATTCATTTgatgagatgttaaatattgtgctAGAGAGATTGGAATGTGATCCTGATACAGTTCAATTTGCCACATACTTCCGAGACAACTATGTTGGGAATACAAATTGTTGGGCATATTGCCATAGATTCAATGCTGGAATCAAAACCAACATGCATATAGAAAGAATGCATCGCACTATTAAATATATATATCTAGGTAGTACATGTGTCAAGCGTTTAGGCAAAGCTATTTTTGCATTGATGTCATTTGTGAAGCACAAGCTGTTTGACAGGCTTATTGTGCGAAATAAAGGTAAACTGACGAGTAAACTTAAGGACATTCGCCTTCGGCATAAATCAGGGAATAATATTAAGGAGGACTTCATTACTATGGAGTTTTCTGTTTGGAAAGTGCGTTCTTCTTCAAGAAGGTCAACAGATTATTTTGTATACGATAATGACTTTCAGTGCAACCGCAGATTGATGTGCATTAAATGTAGGGCTTGCATTCATAGGTATTCTTGTACATGTATTGACTATACCATCAAATGGAATATGTGCAAGCACATACATAGTGTTTGCCAGATTCAGTTAAAGCAGCAACCTTCTGAACACCAAGGAAATAGTGAAGTTACACTTATTGAGAGTGAAGATATTTCCATTGTAGACGAGAAAACAGAAATGCTAGTGGAGGTAACGAAAAAAAGTGTTAATGATTCTGTACCTTTGTCAGTCCAAAGAAGGGAACTTATCGCAGAGTTTTCTGGTATTGTATCTGAACTGACCTCAAATGACTTGGAAACTGCTAAAAAAATGTTGTTATCACTAAAGGCAACTGTAGCTGTCGGAATGTTGCAGCAAAAACAGGCATCGCTGCAAATAGAAAGGAAACAAGCACAAAAGATTTTATCTCAACGTAGACTGTActctacaaagaaaaacaaaaggagTAATAATGCATCCCTGGTGTTACCAAATTCAGAAGAATCCAGCTTGATCAAATTATCTCTACTGGCAGACAAAGAAGATGCACTTGTGGAAAAAGGTATGTTACtagtgccccccccccttcccctcccaacaACGTACATCCCTGCAGCAAAAAATGTTTGTAATTAAGCAGTCTGGTAAAATTCTACGTATGACTCAAGTGGCATAGTGTGCTGCTGATGGCAATGATCAATCATGAAGTAAATAATTAATGCTGTTCCTGTTCTCTAGTTGTCAGCTTCTCGTATGTACCCTTGTTTGCTCAGTAATTTAATTATCCTTGTAAAGCAAACATTTAGAACAAGtatttacaagaaacaaaatatacAGAATAAATAAACTGTCATTGCCAGTATCACAGCACCACGCCGCCTGAGCTATAAGTAAAATTTAACCAGTGCTCTATTATCTATTAATGTCAGCAGTCTAATATAATATACTGTTTGCAGGTTCAGCTGTTCAAAAGCAACcaacaataaaaaatacagagGGTGTAGCAGGTCCATTCCCCATTACAGCATGTTCCCTACAGCACAGCCCGACGAATCGTGACTATTATAAATCCAGGCGTTAATGTACCTTTTTGTTATAAAATATCATTCTAGTTTTATGCCATAGTTCCTCGTAAGTTACAGCAATCCGGTTTGCAATTCTGCTTGCAGGCTCAACTCCCATGattcagccaatagcaaaacaggcTGAGGTGGTATCTGGTCCGTCTCTCACTACATCGTATGTGCTGAAACACAGCCCGAGGAATAGTGAGTACTATGAATAAAGATATTAGTGCACCTCTGTGTTAtgccattgtttatttttgtcacaGCTCCTTATAAATTACTTACTGTAACTTAGTTTGCATTTCTGCCTGCAGGCTCAACTTCCACAATTCAACCAATACCAAAACAGGCTGTGGTGGTACCACATCCATCCATCGGTACAGTGCGTGTGTTGCTACACAACTCAACAAATAGTGATTTTCTATGAATTCAGGCATTAGTGCATCTCTTTATTATAAAATGTTATTCCAGCTTTATGCCATAGTCCCTTGTAAGTTATTTATAGCAATTTGGTTTTAAATGCTGATTGCAGGTGCTGTTCTCCCACATTTAAACCAGTGACAGGGCAGGATAAGATGGTATCAGTGCCTTCCCTTACTACAGCGCATGTGCTGCAACACGGCTATGGAATGGTATTATAAATTCAGGCAGTATTTGTGGATCCTTTCTGATCTGAAATTTTGCTTGTCAACTACaaccttctgtggtgtcaccgccagacaccacacttgctaggtggtagcctttaaatcggccgcggtccattagtatacggcggacccgcgtgtcgccactgtcagtgatagcagaccgagcgccaccacacagcaggtctagagagacttactagcactcgccccagttgtacagccgactttgcaaggaacggttcactgacaaatacgctctcatttgccgagacgatagttagcatagccttcagctacatttgctacgacctagcaaggcgccgtattcaattgatattgcgattctattaatgtatcatcaagagcgatgttctacaaatgtggattaaagttaagtattccagaagctaagtacttttctttatagcattcattacgtatcctgtttcagaactcacgccagcctgcgtgagtttaagcgcgtgcctttcggcttcctctcattgtgtctaggctgtcttgtctagacacaacaccttcCTTATGACATTTCATTTCTGATTTATACCAAAGACGAGCGTCCTTTTGTTTAATTGAAATTTTTTACCACTTGTCAGACTGGTTTTTCTTCACAAAATATATTAGTACAAATATAGCTATGTAATAGTGTGATACATTCTTTCTGTATTGATATTATGGCCAATATTTCACATTACAAGCATAGGTAATTGTCTTGGTTACGAATTAAACTGTATCAGGATCACATACATCCTTGTTGTGGATCATGCTGTCTGCACTGGTGATTTGTTCACGTGTCCCAGTACACCTCGCACATGAAGTACACTTCACTAGGAAAATTAAAAAATGCTGTAACT
It contains:
- the LOC126475394 gene encoding uncharacterized protein LOC126475394; this encodes MHEQDVDSFDEMLNIVLERLECDPDTVQFATYFRDNYVGNTNCWAYCHRFNAGIKTNMHIERMHRTIKYIYLGSTCVKRLGKAIFALMSFVKHKLFDRLIVRNKGKLTSKLKDIRLRHKSGNNIKEDFITMEFSVWKVRSSSRRSTDYFVYDNDFQCNRRLMCIKCRACIHRYSCTCIDYTIKWNMCKHIHSVCQIQLKQQPSEHQGNSEVTLIESEDISIVDEKTEMLVEVTKKSVNDSVPLSVQRRELIAEFSGIVSELTSNDLETAKKMLLSLKATVAVGMLQQKQASLQIERKQAQKILSQRRLYSTKKNKRSNNASLVLPNSEESSLIKLSLLADKEDALVEKGSAVQKQPTIKNTEGVAGPFPITACSLQHSPTNRDYYKSRR